The DNA window ACGCCATCCTGATTCAAAAGCATCATGATTGAATCATGATGGAACAGTGCCCGCCGGGTGCGCTCTCGCACCGGCGGATGCGGGATTTTGTCCTCGACCACCCCGCCCCTCACCAGGACGCGCATCGGGCCCCCTCGACGGCGCGCTCCGGGAGTTGGCACTTCGCGTCGAGGCACCGAAATGACTCGCAACACCCTGTCGCAAGTCCTATCGAAGTCCCCCCACCCCGCCGTGTCCTGGGCGGGGATGCTCTCGATTCTCCTGCTGGCCTCCGCCTGCATCGAGCTCGAGGGGCCCAAGCTGGCCGAGCTCGAGTTGGAGCCCACCAGCGTGGGCATGAGCTACGAGGCAGTCATCACCGCCACCGGAGGCAAGCCGCCCCTCCACTACACGCTGACGCAGCCGCCCGGCTTCTCCGTCATCACGAGCGGCGAGGCACGACTCATCGGGCCCGCCTCCGAGCCCGGCGACTTCCAGGTCATCGTCCATGTGCGCGACGCGGACGGGAGCTCGGACACCGCCGCCTATCCCATCAAGGTCTTCCCTCGACTGGAGGCCGGCAACACGGACGTGAGCGACCTCTACGTGGGCAGCACGTTCAGCCACACCTTCACCGCCACCGGCGGCAAGCCGCCCTTGAGCTGGTCAGTGACTTCCGGCGAATGGCCCCGGGGCCTCACGCTGGACGCCACGGGCACGCTGTCTGGCCGGCCGGAGGTCCACGGCATCCATGAGCTCACGCTCCAGCTCAAGGACGCCCTCGGCGCCCAGGTCGCTGTGCCCATGCGCCTGGTGGTCCTCCCCTCGGACGGCCATCCCCGCGTCCCGGTGTCGGTGGGGAACTGGAACATCGAGTGGTTCGGCGACATGGCCAACGGCCCCTCCGACGAAGCGCTTCAGCTCACCAACGTCCAGAAGGTCCTCTCCGATGCCAACGTGGATATCTGGGGACTGGTCGAGGTCGTCAGCACGGAGCACTTCACCAACCTGAAGGCCCGCCTTCCTGACTACGACGGCTTCCTCGCGGACGACTCTCGGGTGTCCGGCGGTGCGCTCCACTACTCCCCCTTCGCCCAGAAGGTGGGCGTGCTCTTCAGGAAGAACCGGGTGCAGGTACTCGGCGCGGAGGTCATCCTCACGCAGGAGAAGTACCTGTTCGCCTTCCGTCCTCCGCTCAGGCTCGACCTGCGAGTCCAGCGCAATGGCACCGCCGTGGACATGACTGTCATCGTGCTCCACATGAAGGCGGCTACCACCGTCACGGACTACTTGCGACGAGCCGACGCTTCCATCGTGTTGAAGAGCTACCTGGACACCACCCTGTCCACGGACCGGGTCATCGTCCTTGGCGACTGGAACGACGACGTGGACGCCTCCATCGCCGTCGATCCCTCGACCGCCCAGCACTTCACCTCGCCCTACGCGAACTTCGTCAACGATGGGGCCGACTACCGCTTCACCACCGAGGCCTTCTCGCTCGCTGGCGTCAGCAGCACCGCGACCTACCGGGACTTCATCGACCACCAGCTCATCAGCCATGAGCTCGACGTGAGCCACCTCGCGAACTCCACCGAGGTCCTCAGGCCCGCCATCCCCAACTACCGGACCAACACCTCGGACCACTACCCCATCGTCAGCCGGTTCGAACTGTCCTCACCGTAGCGCGACACTCGCTTGACGCTGTCTGGCTGGAGCACCGAGCCAGACAGCGCGCGGCCGTGAGACAGTCTCACTTGCGTGCGCGCACCGGCCGCTTCTCGACGGCGTGCCAGGCGGCTCGCGCGAGCACTGGAATGGCCGTGCGCAGGTCCGTCTTCGTTCTCCCCGCCACCCAGTCGCGCACCAGCTCCTGTGCGGGCCCTCTCAGGATGGCGAGGAACAGCTCGAAGGGCATCTCCTCGAAGTCGCCCGCACGCACGTGGCCCTGCCACCAGTCCTTCACCTGACGGAAGAAGCCCTTGTTCCGCTCGGTGATGCTCGCCTCGGCGGCGACGACGGCGGCGACGCCTCGGGCGCTCAGGAGGAAGCGCGTCGCATCCGGCCGCTCCAGCGTCCACTCCACGTGATGGCGCACGAGAGCCTCGGTCCCCTCGCGCGCTCCCGGGTGCGCCTCCAGCACCTTCAACACACCGGCCTGGTACTCCCCCAACACCTCCAGGTAGAGCGCCGCCGCGATGGCGTCCTTGCTCGGGAACAGGTGGTAGATGCTCCCCGTGCTGGCCCCGGAGCGCTCCCGGATGGCCGCCATCGTCGTGCCCTCGACGCCCAGCTCCAGGAAACACTCGAGCGCCGCCTTGAGGACCTCTTCTCTCCGATGACT is part of the Myxococcus landrumus genome and encodes:
- a CDS encoding TetR/AcrR family transcriptional regulator, coding for MRNPSHRREEVLKAALECFLELGVEGTTMAAIRERSGASTGSIYHLFPSKDAIAAALYLEVLGEYQAGVLKVLEAHPGAREGTEALVRHHVEWTLERPDATRFLLSARGVAAVVAAEASITERNKGFFRQVKDWWQGHVRAGDFEEMPFELFLAILRGPAQELVRDWVAGRTKTDLRTAIPVLARAAWHAVEKRPVRARK
- a CDS encoding endonuclease/exonuclease/phosphatase family protein, with product MTRNTLSQVLSKSPHPAVSWAGMLSILLLASACIELEGPKLAELELEPTSVGMSYEAVITATGGKPPLHYTLTQPPGFSVITSGEARLIGPASEPGDFQVIVHVRDADGSSDTAAYPIKVFPRLEAGNTDVSDLYVGSTFSHTFTATGGKPPLSWSVTSGEWPRGLTLDATGTLSGRPEVHGIHELTLQLKDALGAQVAVPMRLVVLPSDGHPRVPVSVGNWNIEWFGDMANGPSDEALQLTNVQKVLSDANVDIWGLVEVVSTEHFTNLKARLPDYDGFLADDSRVSGGALHYSPFAQKVGVLFRKNRVQVLGAEVILTQEKYLFAFRPPLRLDLRVQRNGTAVDMTVIVLHMKAATTVTDYLRRADASIVLKSYLDTTLSTDRVIVLGDWNDDVDASIAVDPSTAQHFTSPYANFVNDGADYRFTTEAFSLAGVSSTATYRDFIDHQLISHELDVSHLANSTEVLRPAIPNYRTNTSDHYPIVSRFELSSP